Below is a window of Prosthecobacter sp. SYSU 5D2 DNA.
TTCCAGTTCTGGGAGCAAGGTATTGTCTCAAAAGGGCACCCGCATCACGGCGGTTCGCACAACCGCCTACACGCACACGGAGTCAGACCATATCCAGTATGGGGCTCGCACGGCGGTCGGCACTCCTTTGAAGTACGGCTCGGTGCGCAGCGCGGCGGCGGACTGGTCGGTGTATCCGGTGGGGACCATCTTTCAGATTGAAGGCAGCCCCTATATTTACCAGGTGGACGATTATGGTTCAGCTCTCGTCGGGACCAACACCATTGATATCTATCAGCCGAGCAAAGCCCACATGAATGCCTGGGGCGTCCGCAATGTGAACATCCGGGTCCTGCGCTGGGGCTCCAAATCCAAAAGCCTGGCCATCATGAAAGACCGCGCCAAATACGATCACGTGCGCAAGATGGTCCAGCGCATCCAGCGTAGCTAAAGTTCCGCTGCGTGACCAAGTCTGAACGCGCCTCCTATGTGCTCCAGCGTCTGGGGCAGCTCTATCCGGATCCGCCGGTTCCGCTGGATCACCGGGATGCTTATACCCTGCTGGTCGCCGTTTTGCTTTCGGCCCAATGCACCGATGTGCGGGTCAATCTGATCACGCCCAAACTCTGGTCTCTGGCTTCCACGCCTGAGACCATGGCGCAGGTGCCCGTGGCGGAGATCGAAAAAGTGGTGAAGCCCTGCGGTCTCGGTCCACAGAAGGCGAAGGCCATTCAGAAACTATCCCAAATTCTGGTGGAAAAACATGCCGGACAGGTGCCGGCCGATCTGGCGCTTCTGGAGGAACTGCCTGGGGTGGGACATAAAACCGCCCAAGTCGTCATGGCCCAGTCCTTTGGCATTCCTTCTTTTCCTGTGGATACCCACATCCACCGGCTGGCCCAGCGGTGGAAGCTGACCGAAGGGAAAAATGTCATGCAGACTGAGCGCGATCTGAAGCGCCTCTTCCCCATCGGGTCTTGGAACAAGCTCCACCTTCAGATCATTTTTTATGGACGGGAATACTGCTCAGCGCGCGGTTGCGATGGGACGGTCTGTGAAATCTGCACCACGCTTTTCCCTGAGCGAAAGAAGGCATTGAAAACAAAAAAGGCTTGAGCCTCAGGCTGCTTGCACACGCTCCTTCAAAAGGTCTTTGAGCCGGGCCAGGTCCACCGGCTTCACCAGATGATGGTCAAAGCCGGCCATCAGCGCACGCTGCCGGTCCTCCTCCTGGCCATACCCGGTCACAGCGATCAGCAGGACATCACTCCCCCAGGGTTCCAGCCGCAGCAGCCGGGCCACTTCATAGCCGTCCATGGTAGGCAGCCCGATGTCCAGCACGATGGCTTCCGGAGTGAGTTTGCGGGCCTGTTCCAGTGCTTCCGGCCCATCATAAGCCAGTGACACCTGGTGGCCGGCGCGGCCCAGCAGCCTGGCCAGGCCCACGGCGGAATCCACGTTGTCATCCACCACCAGCACCCGCAGCGCTTTCGTCGGGTCACTCACCTGGGGGCTTTTATCCTGCGGGGCAGGGATCTGTACGGCTGCTGCCGGCAGTCGCACGGTGAAGAGACTTCCCTGGCCGGGGCCTGCACTGAAGGCTTCCACCTTGCCATCGTGCATTTCGGTCAGCTTTTCCACAATGGTCAGCCCGATGCCGAGTCCGCCTTCGCTCCGCGCGATGGAACGCTCCCCCTGGGTGAAAAGCTGGAA
It encodes the following:
- the nth gene encoding endonuclease III → MTKSERASYVLQRLGQLYPDPPVPLDHRDAYTLLVAVLLSAQCTDVRVNLITPKLWSLASTPETMAQVPVAEIEKVVKPCGLGPQKAKAIQKLSQILVEKHAGQVPADLALLEELPGVGHKTAQVVMAQSFGIPSFPVDTHIHRLAQRWKLTEGKNVMQTERDLKRLFPIGSWNKLHLQIIFYGREYCSARGCDGTVCEICTTLFPERKKALKTKKA
- a CDS encoding 3D domain-containing protein, whose amino-acid sequence is MRYATTCLLCLITALFCSCSSSSGSKVLSQKGTRITAVRTTAYTHTESDHIQYGARTAVGTPLKYGSVRSAAADWSVYPVGTIFQIEGSPYIYQVDDYGSALVGTNTIDIYQPSKAHMNAWGVRNVNIRVLRWGSKSKSLAIMKDRAKYDHVRKMVQRIQRS